The genomic DNA CCATCAAGGCATTTGAAGCAGGATAATTGGAGTCGATTGAATGTATTTAATTCTGACAGGAATCGCATATTGATGCAAACTAACGACATTGTTCAGGCACCACCTTATTCGGTTAATTCCTTCGGTTTTCCAGTGATAAATCCAATGATCTCGGCACCGTCCTGGAAATCAGGATCAAACTCAATCGCGACCGTGTCGTCGAAAACCCACCTGACCTCTTGTCCGTTTGCATTTCTGTATGTCACCGGCTCTTCAGCTGTTAATCGCAACATGACCTCGTCAATGGAATCAGAAGCAAAGTAGCGAACCTGATAATCCAGGCTTTCCGTAGGCTCACCCGCAACTTCACAGTGGTATACTGCTATGACAAGGATCGGCATGTGGAACTATCTCCAAATGACAAATAAGAAACTCCAGAGTGGTGGATGAAGTCGATAAAAGATCTCAATTAAATCGTAGGTATTTCCCGCACTCTTCTTACGGCTGCGCCGCCCCGAAAGAACCTTTCGGGGCCACCCAAATGATAAGTTACATATTCGTTTTCGCATCGGTTGCATCACCCAGAATGGAATTCAGGGCGGCTGTGATCAGCGGTTCTTGGCCGTGATCCTGAGTGTAAATTCGGAAGATCAAGAAGCTGATCGGAAGTTGTCGGAAGAGTTCGTCATCGTTCAGTTCTGTTGGCATTCCGACTGCGGGATCGAGCAGAAAATTTTGCCCATTGACCGGCAGTTTGGCACTCGGTCGATGGTAGTGCTGGGCGACATCGTATCGTAAATCGATGTCCCGAAGTTCGCTTGGCAGCCGCTCTTTCACGCGTTTTAGAACCAGTTCCGGCTCGGAGAATATCGTCATCCGGGCAGCACCGGCTGTATGGAAGTTCAATGTTCGTTCGCAGGCCATTTTCCAGCTGACATCGCGACGCAAAATTGCATCCCATTGTCGTCCCAGTTCCTGAATCTCAGGATTCGAACTCTTCGACCAGCGGGCAATATCGACCAGAAAAGAAGTCTCTGTCAAATGCAGATATTCATCGAGATGTTCGAGTGGGTTACCTGGGAAGAGATGTTTCATCGTTTGTGGGAACAGATCTTCCAAGGCGATATCCAATGCCCGAACCGTACGATGAAAATAGATAGTGCGGAACAGATTCGCCCGGGTCTCGATAAAGTTGACCAGTGTAGGCAGCCCGCGAATGTGAATGGTCAACCCCTGCGGCGTGAAGAAGCTGTAGTGCAGCAGCCGGGAGATATCGAAAGCCTTCGTGTTGTAGCCTGACATATAGGCATCGCGAAGGACGAAGTCCATGTTGTCGACGGTATAAATTCCGCTGAAGAGAGATCGCAGTCTTCTGAGCCAGACGGGGTGCCCTTCGTCATCCTGCACACTTTTGGGCCGCCGAATCAACCAGCCGATTTGCCGGGGGTCGAGTACTTCGAGGGGTTTAAAGGCTCCGTGAGGATTTCGACGCACGCCTCGAATGAGATCTCCGAGTTCATGCTCGATCAGATAAGCTCCGACATCTTCGTGAGTCAGGTTGTATTGATCGAGATAATGATCATCGAAGAAGTGACCGAAGGGGCCGTGGCCAACATCATGCAACAAAGCCGCTAATCGGCACAGACTTTCCACATAAGGTTTGCTGGGAACGCTGTCACAGGAATCGGCCAGGGAATCGTACCATTGATCAATACACCGTGATGCCAGATGCATTGCTCCCAGAATATGCTGAAACCGCATATGTTCAGCCGAGGGAAAGACCCACCAGGCGGTTTGCAGCTGATGAATCTGACGCATCCGCTGCACCCAGGGATTATCAATAATCTCCTGCTCAGACGTTTCGTTGTCGGGCAGCCCGTACCGCGAAGTGAAGGAGATGTATCCGTGAATCGGATCGTGAACGAGACTTTCAGCCAGATAATCGTGAGACATGTGGGGATCAAATGTTTTTCAATGGGTGAGGGAAAATATATGCGGATTGATTTTAGCAGATGAATGGGAAAAGGTTAGAGATTAGAGGGGAGAGGTGAGAGTATTTTTTGGAACCCATTCTAACTCTAACCACTCACCTCTAATCTCTAACCTCGATTAACTCGGCAGTTTCTTGCCGGAGACCTGGTAGACGTAGGCCATGATTTCGACGAAGACTTCGTAGAGGTCGACAGGGATCGGGTGGCCGACTTTGACGTCTTTGTAGAGAGCGCGGGCGAGCGGTTTGCGTTCGATAATGGGGATGTTGTGTTCGCGAGCAATCTCCCGGATTTTCATCGCGATTTCGCCCATCCCTTTGGCGACGATATACGGAGCTTCGTTTTTTTCTGGATCGTATTTGATGGCAATCGAAATGTGTGTCGGGTTCGTAATCACGACATCAGCATCCTTCACCGAACCCATTTCCTTTGCAGAGGCGAGTTTGCGGTGGGCCTCTTTGCGACGCTGACGCATTTGCGGATCGCCATCCATGTTTTTCATTTCATCACGAATTTCCTGCTTCGTCATTTTGAGATCCTGCTCATACTTCCATTTCTGGAAGCTGTAATCGAGGATCGCAATCACGAGCATCGCCAACGCCAACTGAAATGAGAGCTCAAGAATGGTCGAGCCGATCATTTCCATGACGACGTTCGTCTCGGCATTTCCCAGAATTTGCAGTTTAGGCAGGTTTGTATAGATGAACCACGAAGCAACTGAAGCCATCACGATAATTTTGGCGACACTGGTCCCGAGTTTCGCCAGACTGGCAACGGAAAAGATTTTTTGAAAACCTGAAATCGGATTGAGTCTTGTCCACTTCAAACTGAGTGGTTCGCTCGTGAACAGAAATCCAATTTGGGCCAGATTAGCCAGCAGAGCGGCACAGAACATTAATGTCAGAAATGGCAGGATAAAATCGGAGACATGATAAAACATCTGCCTCATATCCTGGGTCACACCAGCGGCATCGAGTTCGAGCAAAGCCGGCCCGGAGAGATAGGTTTGCAACATGACTGCAAATCCCTGAGCGATACCGGGTCCGAAAAACAATAAGCCCCCCGTCGCGACCAGCATAATAGCAGCCGCGTTAACATCCACACTCTTCGCCACGTTGCCCTTCTGACGGGCCTCGCTGCGACGTTTGTCGGTTGGATCTTCAGTTTTGTCACCCTGATCGGAATCAGCCATGATGGGTTAATTAAGTATTAGATTTGTAGGGTGCGTCTTGATGCACCGTGTTGCCTGAAATCGTTCTTCCATAAGGTGCGTCAGGACGCACCCTACAGTTTATTGCCCATTCGAGATTAAGGAATGAGTCATCGCGTCGAGGACTTGCGGGAAGAGTTCGACGATGCCATCTGCGGCTCCGGAAAGTGTAACGGTAAGAATCGTCAGGCTGACCATCGCTCGAATCGGAAAGCCGAGGACGAGGACATTGACTTGGGGAACCGTGTAACCGAGAAAGCCCATTGCCACGGATAGTAAAGCCATAGCCGCAAGTAATGGTGCGGCAATTTGAATGGACAATGCTAACGATTGAGCCATCAGATTTCGCATCACTTCGAGCGAACCGGCATCAGCCCAGGCCATCCCAACGGGGATCACTTCAAACGTGTTCATCAGGCTCATCAACATCATCAGATGACCATCAAATGGCGGCATCACTAATAAGGCGGTTGTGCCGAGCAGAAAAAAGAGTTGTCCCGTTGGTGAAATACTTGTTCCCAGAGCCGGGTTAAAGATTTCGCTGAGTGCGGTTCCCGTCTGCTGATCGAACGTTTCGCCCGCCAGTTGTAAGCCGGTCAGAATGATGTTCACTCCCAGCCCGAGCATCATGCCGATCGCCAGTTCGGTGGAAGCAATCCAGATCAGATCGAACAACGTCGAAGGCACCCCTTTAGCCGCCAGAAACTCCTGGCGAGTCAAGCGAACTTTCTGGATTTCCTCTTCAGGGAGATTCGTATCGAGTGCTTGCGAATGAAATGGACGCGGGACTTCATTTCCTTCAAGGACTCCGTTTTGATCGACATCAAGCGTTTCAAAACCACGTGCACGGATGTCCGGCAGGGAGGGCGTCACTATTAATGCCAGCGAGAACGCAAACAGAAATTTGACATTCGAGGGGATCGAGGTATGTCCGAAGAATGGTCCAATCAGCATCAGCCCACTCAAGCGGACCAGCACCAGGATGAATGTCATAAAGTAAGCCAGCGCGGCATCGACCACCAGATGATGTGCCCAGTTATTGAGGGCTCCTCCAGAAATCTGATCAATGGCTTCAAACATGAGTGGGAATGTTTCAAATGAAATCAGTAGTTTGCAGGGTGCGTCTCGACGCACCAGACTCGGCTTCACTTCCAGAGTGATTTTGAGAGCTTCTTGTACAGTATTTTTACAGGTAATGAGTTTCCTGCATTCGAATGTCCATTCCGGTGCGTCGAGACGCACCCTACTGCTATGTTTTATTTGTCGTTAACTACAGGTTATTGGGAATCGATTGCCACAGGTCTATGGTGTACTCAACAACCATGCCGAAAATCCAGGGCATCAACACAAGTACCGACCCGACCATGGCGATGATCTTCGGCACGAAACTGAGGGTCTGATCCTGCAATTGTGTGACGGCTTGAAACAGACTGATCGCCAGGCCAACGACCATGGCAATCAGCATCACAGGTGTGCCAACCAGTAAAGCCAAGACGATGGCAGATCGAGTAATTTCGACGGCGAGATCGATGTTCATGTTTGGTCTAGGGTCTAGGGACTTGGGTCCAGGGTATGTTCTTATAATCGTGTGCCATGCTTGTATCGCGAAGCAGGACAAGCATGTTTGCGGGAGTTATCTATTCAAGTATTTGATTAATCTGTGCATTCCGGAAACATCCTCTTTCCTTCACATTGGGGATAGTATTCTTCCCTTCTCCTTGAGGAGAAGGTGGCCGCAGGCCGTATGAGGGGATCACATCGGCGTTCTCATTAAATTCACGCGGATTTCCCTAACCCTGAGGGGAGAGGGAACATGTCTTAGATCGTTAATAATTTTCTCACCCTGTGCCGGTAAATGGTTGGACGCTGTGGAGGAGCATTTCGACCGTGAGGTACCAGCCATCGACGAGGACGAAGAGCAGAAGTTTGAATGGGAGTGAAATCAGAACTGGTGGCAGCATCATCATGCCCATGCTGATGAGAATCGAGGCGACCACCATATCGATAATGATGAATGGGAGATAAATTTGAAATCCGATAATGAATGCCGTTTTCAATTCGCTGAGCATGAATGCGGGAATTAAAACCGTTGTATGGACTTCATCAAAGTTTTCAGGAGCCTTCCAGTTGGAGGCTTCGGGGGTGCCGGGGGCCGGGCGTTGATAATCGATGAACATCCAGACGGCATTCTCGTTTCCGGTGCGGAAAATCTGATCGCTCATAAACCGCCGGATCGGCTTCAGAGATCGCTCGGCAGCCAATTGCAGGCCCACTTCCTGATCCTGCGTCGTTTCATAAGTCGATTCGGAATAGGGTTGAATCCCATTCTCATACGCTTGCTTCCAGACCGGCCACATCACCATGATTGTCAGGAACATGCCGAGCGAAAGTAAAACCTGATTCGGGGGGAGTTGCTGAGTCCCCAGTGCCTGCCGCAGAATCCCGAGGACAATGACGATGCGAATGAAACAGGTCGTCATGATCAAAATGGAAGGAGCCAGACTGATCAGCGTGAGCATGACCATCAGCTTCAAAGTCGGCGTTAATCCTTGTGGAGACACCAACTTGTCGGGATCGAATCCCTGAGGAAAAACAGACTCCGCGGGTGCCCCAACGATGTCCGCTTGCCCGGATTCCAGCGGCAATAAAGGAGCAATGGGTGATCCCGAAAGGTTGGAAATCATGTCCGATTGCGCGAATACCTCCACTGTTCCAATTGATAAAACGAAGGAAGCTATAACAAGGAATCCAATAGCACTTCTCGCAGGGATCATAGTCGTCCCTCCCGCGCGGCTTCGAGTGTTTTTTCCAGATCCGCAATATCCTCAGCGGAAATTGAGGAGGCTTTGCGAGCCTCTTTGAAGGAAAAAGAAATTGGTTCCGAGGTGATCGGCTGACGTCGCTGCTGTTTTTGTCGCTCGCGATGCTGGCGATCGAGATTGACTTTTTCAGAATTTTTCAGGCCGCCCGAAAGCAGCATTTTGAATGAGGATGTCATATCGGATTGAGGTGCAGCGGTTTTGCAGAGTCCGCGAATCTGATCGACTTCGACAGGATCGGTGATTTCTGCCAATGTATTCAGGCCATCCAGTGAGGAACCAAGCACTAGTATTCTTTGCCCTGCTTTGACAAAAACAATGCTGTGTCGCTGATCGACAACCTTACGACCGAGAATATCGAGCACTTCGGCACTAAGATTTTGAGACGCAAAGGGAATCTGTTTTTTGACGATTCGTGAAAGGAAAAAAATGATGCTGATTACACCGGCAAGAGCCAGGACTGGCGTCAAAAATTTACTAACGCTCGATTGACCAGAGTGACTCGCTTTGGTGCCATCTTCGTTCAAAGCAAATCGTCCGGTCGCCTTTTTCAGGGGGATCGGATCGACTCCAGAATCTCCTGGAGATGTCTCGGAAGGTTTAGAATTAGCAGGAGCCGATTGATGAGGTATTTCTGATTTCGGTTCAACAGTCTGTGACTGTTTGGGCGGAATTTGAGATTGAAAGGATTCGGGAAGATTGATCGTGGGCGAATAATTTCTCACCGCCCTGGGTTGCTGCGGTTGTGCAGAAGGAGCTGAGAAATAAGGACTTTCCGCCGGTTGCTGAGCCCAGACTTCTGACGTGTTTGGCTTCCCAGTTGGAAATTCGTCTGCAGTAAGAGAAGCCGAAAAGGAGGCAATCAGCAGAAGAGAGAGTAGAACGAATTTTGACGCAAACCGACCGAGCAATAATGAAATCGCCTCTGCCAATTTCGGTTCTGTCTGTCCGTAACGATTCCCTGAGAGAAGCATCCGTGCCCCCACTCCTCAACGTCGCAGATGTACTGCGGCATTTAACTGTCTGGAATCGAATGACCTATTTTTGTGGTGTCAAAATTTCTGCGACACGCACACAAAAGTTATCGTTCAAAACCAGGACTTCCCCCCGGGCAATCAATCGACCATTCACGAGAATATCGACCGGATCGCCGGCTAATTTGTCAAGAGGCACAACGCTTCCCGACTTTAACGAAACGACTTCTTCAATCTGAAGTTCCGCACGGCCCAACTCAATTCGCAAATCGAGTTCGACATCCTGAAGCAGGTTCAACTCGCCACGTTGCGAGTTCCCCAGAACACGATTCAGGTCCTGTAGTGGGAGCGAAGTCGCTCCCGAAACATCTTTTTTTTGACTGGAATGATTGCCGAAGTCTGCGGAGATCGCAGCAGCCAGATTCGCTTCCGCTTCATTCAATAACTCTTCGGTCGCATGACTTGGCTTAGGTTTAGGTGGCGTTTCCGAACCGGAAAGCTCGGGTGACTGACCAGAATTTGCCCCTGCCAGCAAGGCCTCGATGTCACTGGCATCAAGCAAATCTCCATCAGAAATATTCTCTGTGTTATCCGATGATGATTCTTCATCGGATTCTGAAGACGGAGAATCAGACGAAATGCCATCTCGATTATTGAGCATGGCCTCAATTTCGCTCGGATCGATCATGTCGTCGTCAGCCACGTTACTCTCCGCGAATCCAAGAGATACTCAATACAAAACGCTTACTACTCAACTCTATCAAATTACTGTTCCATTTTTCGATAATCCGTAATGATGACGGATGTCACAAAACTCTGACTGAGAATTTTGTTGATTTCTTCGCGAATCTGCCGTTTCACCATACTCAAATGTGGATCATTCAAATCTTCAATGGCGGCACTGCGAATGATGGTATTGACCGTTTGTCGAATTTTGTTCTTATGAGTTTTTTTAGCCTCTGTAAATGGCTCTGCCAGATGAGAGGGAACTTCAACATGCAAATTGAATGAAACATGAATTGCCTGACCGCCACTAGATAAACTGTTTGTGCAGTTAAATAACGGTGAGATATCGACTTCTGTGGTTTCGGTATCGTCGAGAGTTTCTCCGGCCAGGAATGTCGGATCTTTGGGATCGATCTCTCCGGGATCCGATTCGCCGAACATGAAATACAGCATCAGAAACTGAACGATCATCACAACAATCAGTAATCCGGCAATTGCGATGAACTTCAACCAGAATCCGCTTCCAGAAGGCTTGGCAGATAATGCTTCTTCTGTCTGTACTGGTGCTTCGGGAGTTTCTGTCGCCATGTCTCATCCTCCATGATGAAAACCATTTGAGTCGCTTCAATTCTGAATTCTGCTTTGGGATCAAAATTATGAACGGCCTCAGTCATTTAAGGCCGTGAATTTCCCAGTTCGCAGAAAACAATCATTCCATCAGCGTAATTCAAGCAGGCCATTTCCAGACCAGTCTTCGCATTTTGCCCATCCCTCCGGGAATCAGGCGTATTTTGCGTTTAATTCGCTTTAGGGCTTTATATACGTGTCAATCAAAAACACGTCAACCCGATGATTGAGCGATTGCTGATCAGAATCGCGCGTGAGCATACGCGGTTCGGTGTCGCCAGCAGCACTGACGATGATGCGGTCTCGACTGATTTTCTTCTCGTCGACTAAGTATTTTGCAACGTTTTTCGCACGTGCAAAGGAAAGATCGAACTGATTAGCATATTGACTATCAGCTGGGAGTGGGACGGGAGAAGCATGGCCACGGATACAGATCAAATTCGGCTTATTGCTGATGATCTCAGCCAGGATGTCTAAAGTTTGCTTAATCTCATCGCTCAGTTCGGCTCCCTCAGGATCGAAACTGGCTGGTCCACCAATCGTCACAACAGATCCGTGA from Rubinisphaera italica includes the following:
- the fliN gene encoding flagellar motor switch protein FliN → MADDDMIDPSEIEAMLNNRDGISSDSPSSESDEESSSDNTENISDGDLLDASDIEALLAGANSGQSPELSGSETPPKPKPSHATEELLNEAEANLAAAISADFGNHSSQKKDVSGATSLPLQDLNRVLGNSQRGELNLLQDVELDLRIELGRAELQIEEVVSLKSGSVVPLDKLAGDPVDILVNGRLIARGEVLVLNDNFCVRVAEILTPQK
- the flhB gene encoding flagellar biosynthesis protein FlhB codes for the protein MADSDQGDKTEDPTDKRRSEARQKGNVAKSVDVNAAAIMLVATGGLLFFGPGIAQGFAVMLQTYLSGPALLELDAAGVTQDMRQMFYHVSDFILPFLTLMFCAALLANLAQIGFLFTSEPLSLKWTRLNPISGFQKIFSVASLAKLGTSVAKIIVMASVASWFIYTNLPKLQILGNAETNVVMEMIGSTILELSFQLALAMLVIAILDYSFQKWKYEQDLKMTKQEIRDEMKNMDGDPQMRQRRKEAHRKLASAKEMGSVKDADVVITNPTHISIAIKYDPEKNEAPYIVAKGMGEIAMKIREIAREHNIPIIERKPLARALYKDVKVGHPIPVDLYEVFVEIMAYVYQVSGKKLPS
- the fliQ gene encoding flagellar biosynthesis protein FliQ translates to MNIDLAVEITRSAIVLALLVGTPVMLIAMVVGLAISLFQAVTQLQDQTLSFVPKIIAMVGSVLVLMPWIFGMVVEYTIDLWQSIPNNL
- a CDS encoding FliO/MopB family protein; translation: MLLSGNRYGQTEPKLAEAISLLLGRFASKFVLLSLLLIASFSASLTADEFPTGKPNTSEVWAQQPAESPYFSAPSAQPQQPRAVRNYSPTINLPESFQSQIPPKQSQTVEPKSEIPHQSAPANSKPSETSPGDSGVDPIPLKKATGRFALNEDGTKASHSGQSSVSKFLTPVLALAGVISIIFFLSRIVKKQIPFASQNLSAEVLDILGRKVVDQRHSIVFVKAGQRILVLGSSLDGLNTLAEITDPVEVDQIRGLCKTAAPQSDMTSSFKMLLSGGLKNSEKVNLDRQHRERQKQQRRQPITSEPISFSFKEARKASSISAEDIADLEKTLEAAREGRL
- a CDS encoding OmpA/MotB family protein — translated: MDDDGPPGVPEWVVTYGDMMSLLLTFFIMLVSLSQMKQDGQMRAMMDALNERFGSSPMSVSGVPGPSFQTNSPYSSFKSKGMRSEEGLKHKSQDDEGHVGAHKAVSRINHGSVVTIGGPASFDPEGAELSDEIKQTLDILAEIISNKPNLICIRGHASPVPLPADSQYANQFDLSFARAKNVAKYLVDEKKISRDRIIVSAAGDTEPRMLTRDSDQQSLNHRVDVFLIDTYIKP
- a CDS encoding flagellar basal body-associated FliL family protein, which codes for MATETPEAPVQTEEALSAKPSGSGFWLKFIAIAGLLIVVMIVQFLMLYFMFGESDPGEIDPKDPTFLAGETLDDTETTEVDISPLFNCTNSLSSGGQAIHVSFNLHVEVPSHLAEPFTEAKKTHKNKIRQTVNTIIRSAAIEDLNDPHLSMVKRQIREEINKILSQSFVTSVIITDYRKMEQ
- the fliP gene encoding flagellar type III secretion system pore protein FliP (The bacterial flagellar biogenesis protein FliP forms a type III secretion system (T3SS)-type pore required for flagellar assembly.), with the translated sequence MISNLSGSPIAPLLPLESGQADIVGAPAESVFPQGFDPDKLVSPQGLTPTLKLMVMLTLISLAPSILIMTTCFIRIVIVLGILRQALGTQQLPPNQVLLSLGMFLTIMVMWPVWKQAYENGIQPYSESTYETTQDQEVGLQLAAERSLKPIRRFMSDQIFRTGNENAVWMFIDYQRPAPGTPEASNWKAPENFDEVHTTVLIPAFMLSELKTAFIIGFQIYLPFIIIDMVVASILISMGMMMLPPVLISLPFKLLLFVLVDGWYLTVEMLLHSVQPFTGTG
- a CDS encoding HD domain-containing protein, with protein sequence MSHDYLAESLVHDPIHGYISFTSRYGLPDNETSEQEIIDNPWVQRMRQIHQLQTAWWVFPSAEHMRFQHILGAMHLASRCIDQWYDSLADSCDSVPSKPYVESLCRLAALLHDVGHGPFGHFFDDHYLDQYNLTHEDVGAYLIEHELGDLIRGVRRNPHGAFKPLEVLDPRQIGWLIRRPKSVQDDEGHPVWLRRLRSLFSGIYTVDNMDFVLRDAYMSGYNTKAFDISRLLHYSFFTPQGLTIHIRGLPTLVNFIETRANLFRTIYFHRTVRALDIALEDLFPQTMKHLFPGNPLEHLDEYLHLTETSFLVDIARWSKSSNPEIQELGRQWDAILRRDVSWKMACERTLNFHTAGAARMTIFSEPELVLKRVKERLPSELRDIDLRYDVAQHYHRPSAKLPVNGQNFLLDPAVGMPTELNDDELFRQLPISFLIFRIYTQDHGQEPLITAALNSILGDATDAKTNM
- a CDS encoding flagellar biosynthetic protein FliR encodes the protein MFEAIDQISGGALNNWAHHLVVDAALAYFMTFILVLVRLSGLMLIGPFFGHTSIPSNVKFLFAFSLALIVTPSLPDIRARGFETLDVDQNGVLEGNEVPRPFHSQALDTNLPEEEIQKVRLTRQEFLAAKGVPSTLFDLIWIASTELAIGMMLGLGVNIILTGLQLAGETFDQQTGTALSEIFNPALGTSISPTGQLFFLLGTTALLVMPPFDGHLMMLMSLMNTFEVIPVGMAWADAGSLEVMRNLMAQSLALSIQIAAPLLAAMALLSVAMGFLGYTVPQVNVLVLGFPIRAMVSLTILTVTLSGAADGIVELFPQVLDAMTHSLISNGQ